One Streptomyces umbrinus genomic window, CTGGGCCGTGGCGTCGAACATCTCCAGCAACTGCTCGTAGTCACCGCCCAGTTCGTCGACCGGCGTCACCGCGAGCCCGCACACCTGCAGCAGATACGCGCGGCGCAGGAAGTGCAGCGCGTCGTAGTCGAAGCCCGCGACCGGTGCCACATCGCCGGAGAGGCCCGGCATGTAGGCGTAGACCGGCACCGGCGGAAGTCCGGCCTCGCCCAGCACCTTGTCGTAGAGCGCGAGTTCCTCGGCGAAGGGGTTGTCGGGGGTGTGGCACAACACGTCGACGAGCGGGACCAGCCACAGGTCACAAGCCAACAGAGAGCTCCTCGCGTAGCACGGTGGTCAAGAAAGCGTAATGGGTGCAAGCGCGGTCGGGCCCCGCCGTGAACGTCGAATACCCCACACCTGACGGCCCCACCCCCACACCCGCCGCTTCCGGCCCCGGATCTTCGCCCCAGCCCCCCGGAACCCGCAGCCGCGATCGCACGGGAGCGGGCCGTGCCGGTACGTCGAAGCCCGCCGCATACGGCTCCTCCGATACGCAGCACCTTTGAAAACCGCAGCCGTATACCCGGCAAGCGGCGGGCTCGACGTACCGGCACGGCCCGCGCCCCGGATCCGCGGCCCGCGCCCCGGACCCGCGGCCCCGGCCCGGATCCTCGACCCCACCCCGGGTTCCTCCGCCCTAGTCGGCCACCAACTGCTCGATCAGCGCCAGTGAGTGCGCGTCGTACGCGGTCACGATCGTGTGTGCGGCCGGGGCGTCGCGTTCGGTGAGGGCGTCCACGAGGGCCGTGTGCTCGGCCCACAGGCGGCCGCGCAGGTCGTCGACCCGGCGCAGGTGCTGGACCGCGCACACCCAGGACTGGACGCGCAGCCGGTGCAGGAAGTCGGCGAGGTACGGATTGCCGAACAGCCCGCTGAGCTCGCGCCAGAAGCGCAGGTCGTAGCCGATGAGGATGTTGAGGTCACCGGCGGCGGCCGCCCGCTGGGCCTCCTCGCCGCGCCGCCGCACCCCGGCGAGCGCGGCACCGGTGCGCGGGTCGTCGATCCGGGTGGCGAGTGCGGCGCGGGCGCCCCGGGTGGTGGTGGCCTCCGCGTCGAGCAGCCCGCGGAAGATGCTGTCCGTGACCAGGCTGCGGGCCTCGATCATGCCCCGGTAGTCGTTCAGCGAGTACTCGTGGACGCGGAAGCCGCGGTGCTGGTCCGCGTCCAGCAGGCCCTGGGCCGAAAGATCGACCAGGGCCTCGCGGACGGGGGTCGCGGAGACGCCGTACTGCTCGGCGATCTCCTTGACCGTGAACTCCTGGCCCGGCTTGAGACGTCCGCCCAGCACCTCGTCGCGGAGCGCGTCCGCGATCTGCTGCCGCAGGGTGCTGCGGGTGACGGCGCCATTGCCGCTGCCGGTGCGGGGCATCGTCCGTTCCTTCCCCAAGCGGATAAGTACTCGCTCATGTCTACGAGCCAGTCACCTTACGCGTTCGGGAAAGGGCCATCCGGACCACACCGGTCCTGCGCTACACCGTGTGCTCGTCCGCCACCGAGAGCGCCTCGTCGAGCGCGGCCAGCCCCTCCTTGGCCTCCGCCTCCGTGATGTTGCACGGGGGAACGACATGGGTGCGGTTCATGTTGATGAAGGGCCACAGACCGTGCGCCTTCGCCGCGGCACCGAACGCCGCCATGGGCGCGTTCGCCGCACCGGACGCGTTGTACGGCACCAGCGGCTCCCGCGTCTCCCTGTCCCGTACGAGTTCCAGGGCCCAGAAGACGCCCGTGCCGCGGACCTCGCCGACGCTCGGGTGGCGTTCGGCCAGCTCGCGCAGCCCGGGACCGAGCACGGCCCGGCCGATCCGGGTGGCCTGGCCGAGGATGTCCTCCTCCTCCATCACGTTGAGGGTCGCGACGGCGGCGGCGCAGGCGAGCGGGTGCCCGGAGTAGGTGAGCCCGCCGGGGTAGGGGCGCTTCGCGAAGGTCTCGGCGATGGTCGGCGAGATCGCGACACCGCCCAAGGGCACGTACCCGGAGTTCACACCCTTCGCGAACGTCATCAGGTCCGGCACGACCCCGTAGTGGTCCGCGGCGAACCAGTGCCCGGTCCGTCCGAAGCCGGCCATGACCTCGTCCAGGACGAAGACGATCCCGTACTCGTCGCAGAGCGAGCGGACGCCCTCCAGATATCCCGGCGGCGGCATCATGATCCCGGCCGTCCCCGGAATCGTCTCCAGGATGATCGCCGCGATGGTGGCAGGACCCTCGAAGGCGATGGTGTCGGCGAGATGCTGGAGCGCGCGCTCGCACTCCTGCTGCTCGGTCTCCGCGTGGAAGGGCGAGCGGTACAGGAACGGCGCCCAGAAGTGCACGACCCCGGCCGCCCCGCTGTCGTTCGGCCAGCGGCGCGGGTCACCGGTGAGGTTGATCGCGGCGGAGGTCGCACCGTGGTACGAGCGGTAGGCGGAGAGCACCTTCGGGCGGCCGGTGTGCAGCCTGGCCATGCGCGTGGCGTTCTCGACGGCCTCGGCGCCGCCATTGGTGAAGAAGATCTTGTCCAGATCCCCCGGCGTCCGCTCGGCGATCAGCCGTGCCGCCTCCGACCGGGCCTCGACGGCGAAGGCCGGCGCGAACGTCGTCATGCTCGCGGCCTGCTCCTGGATCGCGGCGACGACCTTCGGGTGCTGGTAGCCGATGTTCGTGAAGACGAGCCCACTGGTGAAGTCCAGATACCGCCTGCCGTCGTAGTCCCAGAAGTACGCCCCCTCCGCACCGGCGACGGCGAGCGGGTCGATGAGCTCCTGCGCTGACCAGGAGTGGAACACGTGCGCACGGTCCGCGGCCTTCACGGCAGCGCCGGCCTGGGGATTGGGCTGAGGGGTCATGCGGCCGAGCGTAGGTGTCCGGGGCGAGGGCGCGACATCGGCGTCCTGTCTGTGGTGCGGCCGGGAACGCGACAGGTTGTCGTGTGTAGGGACACCAGGGGGAGCC contains:
- a CDS encoding GntR family transcriptional regulator; amino-acid sequence: MPRTGSGNGAVTRSTLRQQIADALRDEVLGGRLKPGQEFTVKEIAEQYGVSATPVREALVDLSAQGLLDADQHRGFRVHEYSLNDYRGMIEARSLVTDSIFRGLLDAEATTTRGARAALATRIDDPRTGAALAGVRRRGEEAQRAAAAGDLNILIGYDLRFWRELSGLFGNPYLADFLHRLRVQSWVCAVQHLRRVDDLRGRLWAEHTALVDALTERDAPAAHTIVTAYDAHSLALIEQLVAD
- a CDS encoding aspartate aminotransferase family protein; this translates as MTPQPNPQAGAAVKAADRAHVFHSWSAQELIDPLAVAGAEGAYFWDYDGRRYLDFTSGLVFTNIGYQHPKVVAAIQEQAASMTTFAPAFAVEARSEAARLIAERTPGDLDKIFFTNGGAEAVENATRMARLHTGRPKVLSAYRSYHGATSAAINLTGDPRRWPNDSGAAGVVHFWAPFLYRSPFHAETEQQECERALQHLADTIAFEGPATIAAIILETIPGTAGIMMPPPGYLEGVRSLCDEYGIVFVLDEVMAGFGRTGHWFAADHYGVVPDLMTFAKGVNSGYVPLGGVAISPTIAETFAKRPYPGGLTYSGHPLACAAAVATLNVMEEEDILGQATRIGRAVLGPGLRELAERHPSVGEVRGTGVFWALELVRDRETREPLVPYNASGAANAPMAAFGAAAKAHGLWPFINMNRTHVVPPCNITEAEAKEGLAALDEALSVADEHTV